AAATTTTCCTGGAATACGCTTAAGGGAACCTTCCATCATGTACCCATTTGATTAGGGGCACAATTACTTTTGATCCCCATCCCACACATTCTTACAAATGGTCCTTTGAGTGTGCAAAGTCAGGGCAGACGTGTTGTCCAATAAATGTAATAACTAAACACTCGCTAGTGTAATAGTAGTCACGTTTACTTTGGAAATACCATTGACAAAACACCTCTTTTAACTTGTTCAGCCTTTAATAAACAGTCTCTTTTCTGATCTGAGTGGAACATTACTTACTGGTGCTTGCAAGTGGCATAGACACTTAATTATAAAGTACTTCAATGGTTACTTTGAGTGTACCTTTTTCTTATTATTACACAATTTTTTGTTCTGTATTATATTCTCGGATGCGTTCAGAGGTTGATGTGGTTCCTTACTATGTCAGGTCTATTGTCACGGGCCCCGTTAGGTAGTCCACCGTAACATCCAGAATATCCTGCTACCAGAATATCGCTGACACAATACTGAAGGCCAAAACATCAACAAGGTACGTGTGTATAGACATGTATAGGTTTACTTTACTTAACTTCACAAATATATCTTTGCAACAGATATAGTCAAGGTAGTAgatgagttaagaatagtaaatctatacttacctgtatGCACTTACCTTGTCAACATTTCAGCCACAATGTTTTGGTACAGCGATGTGTCTGAAGTGAATACCTCAACACACATCCCTCAATTCACCAAGTGTAGACTTGTGCTGTAAtaagttttaaatcaaaataaataaaattataattgaAGAAGGATCAATGGGGAGAGCCTAGTATACTAATGCCGTGGGAGACCCTCCTTTTGTAGACTAACTTGACTGCAGGGGTGAATAACTGCAGGGGAGTATGTGGTGGCCTTGTCACTGAAACGCTGTTTACTTCAAGGGTAGTGGGAATGTAGGCTAAATACGGTACCAGGGAGACTACCAAGACtgtggggctcattatgaacacagcgggaaaccccgctgtgttcatgctggtggtcctttcatagaccgccagcccccatgagaccccgccggccgcataatgGACATtttgctgggctggcaggcagaaacagtgtttctgcccgccagcccagcagaatgcacggccgggacattgctgacggctccacatggagccgtcaatgccgctgtgcggcgggtgcagcggcacccgtcacgcagatcaatgcccgtaattcaggcagtgaccTGGGCAACGGGGCActgcataggggcccctgcactgcccatgcacttgccaagtgcatgggcagtgcaggggcccggagcaccccttctgccagcctttcggaAAGCCTGGAGGAAAAAGTaatcattatccagagggcagcgctgcttgcagcactgccctgtcggataatgatatccGCCATTGTTCGGCTGCTTGGCGGTGGTAGCCTGCGGGTGGCAGAGGGCTGCCTGTGGTGGCCCTCCCATGTTCATTATAttgcagttcagaccgccatgccggtggcggtattttctgctgccgccggcatggtggtctgaactgccgtgttcataatgagcccctgtgTCTGCAGTCTCTGGGATTGCCTCAGAATCCTCTGGAATTGGGCTAGGGAGGTTGACTTTCAGCTACGTGGTGAAGAGAGAATTGCATGGGCCTATGTAACAGAGGTCACAAGTGGGAAAGTAAAGAGAGAGATGATCACAACACAAGACTGAGTATTGACTGTGAGGAATGAACATTCATTTCTAAGAATGCTATTTTGTCAGTCCGGACAGGGTCTATGGAGACAGTGAAAGCATGTGCAGGCGAGGAATAGCTGCAATATTTTAATATGCTGGGGAACGTTTCTGTTTTCTGAAAAACGCAATTATTTTCTATGCACAGTTCCCTTATAGGTAGTAAAGTATAGATTCCCTATGGTACAAATGAGCCTCTTTTAGTAGTAGAGCTCCACAGTGAGAAAATCCACATAGTTTGTGGAGGATTCATAGAAGTGCCCAGACCTAAAATCACTCTAGCAAACACCCACAGAGGTGTTTGCAGAAGGGCTCCCATGCAACAGTGTAACCATGGCCAAAGGGACAAGATAGGAAAACAGACCTATCAGATGAAAAGTGTAGTCTATGCCCTAAATGTGGCAGCTAAATTGAAATGTCTGATGTAATGCTACAAGAACTCTCCTTCAGCAAAGTCTTGTTTCCCTGCGACATAGGCCTGCCTTGTAGTAGTGAATGGCCTGTGGAGATATAACGGATGTCAACAGATTCTAGTGACTCTTTCCTTTTAGTGGACGGGCTATATAGATGACATCAGGAGCACAGCCACAGACAGCATGGTCAGGAAGCCCTCGTACTGCAGAAAGGAAGCAGAGCCCCGTAGGGTTTCCTTGTTCGTCTCAGCGCTGTCTGCCCCTCTCATGCTGTTGGATGGCCGGTTTCTGGCGCTGCACAAGTCATGCAGGTTCCCTTGGTACTGGATTTTCCGTGATTCCTGCCGGAGCGACTCCCAGATATTGGCAGCTTCTTCAGGGCAGTTGGCGAGCACCGCTGTGGCACATGTATGGAAGTCATCCCAAGACCTATAGAGGTAAACAAGGCAGAAAAGGAAAGGGTATCAATTCAGAATTTCACAACATTCCTTCCTTATTTGAAACACAAACTTCAGGTCCCAGCCCTCGTCAGGTCAGTCAGTCCACCCCATTCTTCAGCACCATCAGCATTGTACGGATTGACTCACCTTCCCTGGTGGGCTGCTACCAGCATTTTACACTGTTTGATTTTAATCTACCCATACCAACAACAGTTGCATACATTGATCACAGACCTGAATCATTCACATAGTCTGTGATTATTATGACAATTTGGTCCATATTTGATCCTCACGGATCAGTGGTgacacccttgctcaaggggcctgAAACATGTCTGCCCAAGTCAATTGAGCGCCCACATGCTCCAAGTGATATGGGGTTTCCAGGGCCAGTCCAACGTGAGACACACTGTGTAAGAATGACCATCTTTTACGTAGCTTACCCCCAGATCTTTGTCTTGACTTGTAGCTTGACTTTGGCAACCTAAACACTGCAATTTAACCTGTCCAAATGAACCCATTTGAcaagtcaaaaccttccttttaaatatttataagtcactctTATGTAGGCCTTGTAGTCTGCAGGGGAGGGTGCATGATACTTATAAGTCAGACttatagaaatgtaatgttaacatgtccttatagTCACTAGCACCTAAACATTATTTCTCACTTTTGCAGGCCCAGAATCCTATTTAGAAAACAAGTATGGAGTAAAATCATAATGCTGTATCTCTGGGATGGGACTAGctagaaataaaattaaacaactatttcaattattaaaaatccaatgtAATGGTGgggtttaataaatattaaggaaaagtaacttttagaaagttaccttaggCCTATCTGAAGTTCCTGAAGGCCAAATCTGGTTTTGCTCTCCTACTTCTgctagccagtaattagcatttgaacagATGTGAAAAAAGTGCAAATTGCTTCCCAAAAGCAAACACTAGGCTGGTCGGAATGGGCAGATATGACTCCTCTGAACAAAACCGAATATGCAGGGAGCAGTTGTGAGCATTCTTTTTGATATTACAATGTCAAATCCAACctgaatgtcaaatcctgcttggcaGGTCTGATGGGTTTACATATAATACtaggggcacacttgaaaggaagaGAAACAGAATGCCAAAGCAATTCTTGTGTTGCCACTGTCTGGTTGTGAAAGGACCTACTTCGTTCTACCTGaagtctgtctctgggtttattgaggGGACAGTGACTGTCaagaaactggattttagtgttagaggtgggaggacactaggattaccatgttACACTCCCCAATCACAACCTCAGCTGCCAGAGCCCACATTTAGTTAGGTCGAAGACTTATGCCGTCTTGAAAAATACCCAAAGTAGGTAGGGTTGGTCCTGAGAATTTTATATCATGTATTAAGGTAtccccaggagtcattcccacccagtAGCCCATGCgggacataaatgtggcatctccagacaAACATTTCAGAACACTCAATGGGGAAGATTAGAAGAGATatgaacctgctgtctgtgacctggaaggagctcTGATGGACTGGGTCTCTCTTTCTTGTACCCAAGATAAAGAATAGGATGCCAAAGGTCATAAGGCTGATATCCTGTTGaaggtacagggacacaacaagctacgaTAGGCTTTTTCCTGCAGCTGCCCATCTAACCAGTGACAACTGGACCTAGACTGAACGCTTTTGTTTTGGCCCCCTGCCTTACACTCTGTGAGTCTTCAATTACCATACTTAAGCCCTGggtggctttagaagtgtactgttATGGAGGATtcagacttaaaggactaaagtcagaacaTAAAATCTTTGACCTGGACAAACCTGGTTGGTATATCCGATTTACGGTACATCAGGGTCAGCGTCAAATTGTGCATTGATCCTGACTACCGTGACCAGTGATTAGCATTGCCACTTTATGGTTCTTAGCACTATCCTtacataaaacttaaaaaatgtatatctctgtttcccttaattgtttttttggtcattttttgtaattttgtttattaaattggaATCTTTATTTTTCTAGtggggtttgggatttttattctgTTGCATTTCAAGTTTCTTACTGCTTTGATACTGcaagaatactttacacattgccctaagttaagtctgcctgacCTGTtctgtagctaccagggggttgagctcaggataATTTAGTGGATTTAACAGTGCACCCCAACAAGGGTTTTGAATATTCCTTCAGGTGGGTAGTCATCCACCTAAAAAAATAGTCAGATTTCTTACACATCACAACGCTTACATCtcagtagggaagaggttaataaaATCACATAGCCCTCGCCACACTCCAGAAAAGCAAGGAATCAACTCCCCTTAAGCTACACTACTACAGCAGGTCAATTTAGTCTATGTTTGTGTGCAGATCCTTTAATAAATCATTAAATAAAAGGAAGCTTTCAGATTATTGAATTGCTATGGCTTGGGAATACAAGGGGCATAAATGCATTCAGAATTCCAAATGTCACAAGCAGATTAATTTTGCATGAACTGGCTCCTTCAACACCCACCCCCAAGCATTTTCTCCCTGACCTAATAAAATACAGTAGTCACCATTATACAAAACGAGCCCTCGAAGAAAGGGTGCAAACCCAAGTTCTGCAACATAAAAGGTCAGATTCACAAAGCCACTGTCCCTCTTCAGTGATGTAGACTTTGCCCTTCGCAGATGTGCAACAGGGATCCAACAACCTGCAGGTTGCATCTTCATAAAAAGGCGACTCACAGCCAAGTCCTTAAAGAGTAGGAAAGCAATAGTGCATGTGCCACATACTTCCTTATTGCAGTAGCAGCCTGAAGAAGCAACTCAAATATGCATTGGTTTGTTATGACTAAAGTCTCAGTTTTGCCAAAAGAACATTGTTTGACTTGCTGAGACTATATCCCCCTTTAACCTACAGACTGAAAGGAGCTGGCTACTGCCTACATATAAGGTGCGGTAGAAGATACACAGCGAAGTCTAGTCTAGTCCTCAAAGCAATCCACACAATAAACTCCATTCAACATCACGGAATGGCCTCACTTTGCATCATTGACTGTGTCAGCCAACCAGAACTCCACATCACACAAAGGACACCGGGAGCTGCCTCATGGGTCTGTTCTACCTCAATAATAAGACTTCTCATGTAGAAGGCTCTCCAAATCAACATTAATTCATACAAATTCTAAATACCCGTCTCTAAGATCTACTGAGGCCCAATCCCGGTCTTCCACTTTCTTTCCACTCCCTCTGTAGAGACCTGTGAATTCTGCTATCAGTCACAGCATATCAAATGGAATGAAAATGAAAGTATTActctacctgtgtgtgtgtgtgtgtgtgtgtgtgtgtatttgtgtataaaTGTCTCACTAATTATGCTTCAGTCATTGACAACTCTTGTATATGTGGTtcatccattgttaaccaatggttGACAACAGCTGTGTACCACACATCTTTTAGCATGTCCACCCCTCCATAAACAAATACACACCAGTACAAAGGCACTGGCTACCACAATCCATTTGAGTGGAGGACAGGGGCATGCTGACATCATTAGGTTTCAGTACCACCACTCATGGGGTTAAGTAAGCACATTTGTTTGAAAAACCCTTAAAGGGCCCATCCGCGGAAATGACAGAGATTTCAATGTATCCAtcataaaaagacaaaaatgatttcATGTACTTCAACACATACCGTACATGGACAAAGGTGTGGATACAACACTGCAGTGCCCATAACGGTCCAGTAGGGAGGAGGCAACAAGGGATTTCCTACCTTTATGAGTGATAACTGAAAACTgaaatgaaattgaaaaaaaaaaagaaacacttaacCCTAACCTTGCGTGCCGCTCCGCTCCTCTATCtcccttgctgcaggcacaggctcccagcctgccctgctaccaatcctgacgctgctcagagcagcgtcaggattggctgagagtgccctgggtgctcccaggcagactgagagcctgtgcaggctctctctagcccggcaactgtgttgctgggctggagagaatctactgcgcatgggtgtttggctggcccgacaCGGCCAGCGAAACACACGTGCGCTTTGAGGGGGAGTACtgaacactccccctcactgctcattacCCCCGTTGCCCtgtccctttaaaagaaaacgataataaacaaagtttattattgttttcttttaaagattttgcagctgccgctACTGGCAGGAGGGAGACGCtcctccctaatggaggagccgcccatgGACTTGTATACAGTCTTTTGAAACCATTTCTGGATCACCATTTGGTGAGGGGAAAAGAAGTCTCTGTCTcctatttgcaatttggaaatGGACATGTCAGTGGCGTGTCAACGTAATCGTAGTCAGAAACCATTATTTAGTTACACCTCCCTCCTGAGTTTGGGTTGGTAACTGAATAGAAGAGTAGAGACAGTCCCTGGCACAGCAACCACATTATTAAGAGTAGTGTTGGCAGTCTCGAGGGGAGGCAGCAGTCTAGAGGACCACCTTCCCCGATGTCTTCCTaaatcagaaataacaaaaaagtgatAGCTGGGATGCCTGAATTAATttcaggcactggtaattactaTGGCCACAATTGAGTTAATCCTATGCCAACTCAGATTAGATCCAGACATGCTACTCAGCCTCGATCCTGCTCCAATTCGAACACTCCAGCTTAAACTGCTAaatcaggtcctctctgaaccagaacacaaggaaCCAAAGACCAGTTTTGCTCTATatggggctcttcagtcaggtgcagcttggtttggactgttgcagagtagagtatagaggCGTACAGAACAGAGtagttggtgtagagtgcagtggcatagagtgcattggttttgagtaaagtggtgttgagtgcattagcgtagagtgcagtggtttagagtagagtggcgtagatggcagtggtttagagtacattGACGtgggggggcagagtgcagtggcgtaggacGGAGTGGCACatattagagtagagtgcagtaggttgtttcagagtagactgagtgcagtgttgcagagtgcagtgttgcagaatcgacggtcatagagtgcagtggtatgtagaaaagtggtttagagtgcattggtgtggaatGCAGTGGGATAGAGTTGTGCATAGTACAGGTTGTGGAGAGCAGTGTCGTAGAATACAACAGTGCAGAGCAGAATTGAGaggtttagagtgcagtgatgtagagtacaatggagtagagtgcagtggtataaagcGTAGCAAAGTAAAGTatggtggcgtagagtgcagttgtgcagagtagattggtaaagagtgcagagg
This portion of the Pleurodeles waltl isolate 20211129_DDA chromosome 12, aPleWal1.hap1.20221129, whole genome shotgun sequence genome encodes:
- the NRN1L gene encoding neuritin-like protein; the protein is MGSGLCWRRRLWWLLPLVLHLVLVYSPVGAASRKCDTIYKGFAECLISLGDSIAQNMQTLKDADEKTIKEEAQELDTICKSWDDFHTCATAVLANCPEEAANIWESLRQESRKIQYQGNLHDLCSARNRPSNSMRGADSAETNKETLRGSASFLQYEGFLTMLSVAVLLMSSI